In the genome of Zygosaccharomyces rouxii strain CBS732 chromosome G complete sequence, the window ATTAGCACTTTCTCCTGCTCATGTTGGTGTTGAACCTAGCGATGTGCATTGGCCTAATATGCGTATGTCTTGGTGGGAAAAAATGATTAGAAGTATGAGTAGTATCGTTGCTGTCTGCGCTTTGGTACTTTTATGGTCTTTCCCGGTCGCTTTCGTTGGTATGGTTTCAAATATCGATTATTTGACTAACAAAGTACATTGGTTACGTTTCATTTACCACTTACCTCATAAATTACTTGGGTTGTTAACCTCATTGTTCCCCACCGTGGCATTGGCATGGTTGATGTCCTTTTTACCAACTTTTATTAGGATGCTTGCTGAATTCGCTGGGTTTGCCACATCCCAACTTTTAGACTATTTTGTCCAACAGACATTTTTCGCTTTTCAACTGGTCCAAGTGTTCTTAGTGGTATCTATAACCTCCGCGGCTACATCCACTGTGACTAGAATCGTAGAATACCCATCGGAAGCCATGTCACTTCTAGCCGGTAATTTACccaaatcttccaattttttcatttcgTACCTTCTACTACAAGGGATGGGTGTGTCTTCAGCTATCCTAGCTCAAATCCTTCCCTTTATCTTTTTCTACATCATAGGCCCTCATACTGATACAACTCCAAGGAGAAAATACCTACGTTTTAAAGATATAGGCGCACCTGGATGGGGGTTTACTTATCCAGTTTACTGCAATTTGGCTGTGATCACACTTGCATATGGTATCATATCACCCTTAATCTTAATTTTTGCCGCTGTTGGTTTCTTCCTACTGTACATTGCATGGCTTTATACATTAACCTACGTCCAGGTTCAAGGTTCCGATAGTAGAGGCCAAAACTATCCAAGGGCTCTTTTCCAAACAATTACTGGTCTCTATTTGGGGCAAATTTGTCTATTAGGGCTTTTTGCAGTCGGTAAAGGTTGGGGTCCAATTGTCATACAGGCAATTGGATTGGCTGTAACGGTTATCGTTCACATTCATTTAAACCAAGCTTTTGACCGTCTCATGAAATATGTTCCTGTAGACACTATGAAATCATTAAATGGGAAACATGATACTCCATCATTCAAAAACAtttatcaagaacaagTGGGCTGGTGTGATGagtttgaagaattaccacCTTTCCCATTACCCAAATATCAACCCAAGAGCGCGTCTGCCGAAGCTAATGGCAACGATGATCCCGTTCCTTCTCCTTACGATACCAATAGAGCATCTGCAATTTGTGCAACAGATGATTCGGCAGAAACTGCATATGCTGAAAGCGTGGTACATTACAACCCATTACCATCAGAAACTTATGAAATGTCAGAAAACAAGGTTTCTTGGGTGCCATTATTAGCAGATGGTGTAGAAGGTCGCATACCGCCAGCACCTTTTTACATTAGATTTTTCTTACCACACATCTATGCATCTTTCAAAGCGGTCAAATACAAATTACCAGAATGTTACGGTTTATTAAAACCAGAAACTCCAGAATCAGATGCCGCCAATGCATCCGCATACAATTACCCCGCAGTGTCATCCCAATGCCCTTCTGTATGGTTACCAAGGGATCCATTTGGCTTTTCAGAACAACtgattgaagaattgaaagacgCTGTAATTGTATCTGATGAAAATGCTGTTGTAAGACCAGACGGGCATTTTGACTGGCTAGGAGATCCACCTGCACCAGGTTTGCCAAAACCTCCTCACAAGAAGACGGATGAAAACGAATCTACGttggaagaaggtgaatCTACAGAAAATTATACTGTGAAATGAATTGTAGGATCCTTCTTGTgatctcttcttttttctttattgcTTCTACTCTTTACTGACGTTATTCATTTGTTCATTGATTTGTAAATTAATATATAATAATTTTATGAAGATACAGACTTTTATTTTAAGTTCATTTGCCAAACAGTTAATAGTACGTTTTTTTCCCAACCGGTGCTAACTCCGAATCATTTAACCCAATAGAATATTTTCAAGGTTTATTATACTGAACCATTTAAAAATGTGGGGAAGAAGTAAGAAGGTCCAATAAGAAATGTTCTCGAGGGTTATAAGGTCTCTAACTATGGCAGAAAGGTTAAAGCATACTAGTAATCTTTTGAGAGTACAAAGACAGTTCAGTCAATTGAGGCAAGGTTCTAAGCATGGTCCTAATTTTAAGCAGTATTTACAATTAGCCAATGGTGAAATCGGTTCATATTTTCACGATATTCCATTAGAATTGAACTTTGAAAATAGCACAGTCCGTATGGTTGTCGAGGTACCACGTTGGtcaaatggtaaatttgaGATTTCAAAGGAGATTGAATTTAATCCTATTGTACAAGATGTGAAGAAAGGTAAAGTTAGATTTGTTAACAATATTTTCCCTTACCATGGATATATTCATAACTACGGTGCCATTCCACAAACTTGGGAAGATCCTACGAGAGAAATTCCTGGATTTGGGTCTACTAGAGGCGACAACGATCCATTGGACTGCTGTGAAATTGGGTCTAGCATTTTACAGATGGGGGACGTGAAAGatgtaaaaattttgggATCTCTTGCGTTGATTGACGATGGTGAACTTGATTGGAAAGTAATTACCATCGATTCAAAGGACCCGCTAGCCGATAAACTAAACGATTTGCAAGATGTAGATACTCACATGCCAGGACTGTTGGCGGCAACCAGGGAATGGTTTAGAGATTACAAGATTCCAACGGGAAAACCACCAAATGAATTTGCATTTAACGGACAGTACAAAAATGCCCAGGAGACTATAAATACCGTACAAGAGTGTCATGAAGCCTGGAAAAGATTAATTTCAGGAAACATCCTGGGTGAGAAAATACCAAAAATCAAAAGAGCTGGTGAAGGCATTACATTGGCATCggctgaagaagaacagacACCTATTCCACCTG includes:
- the RSN1 gene encoding Rsn1p (similar to uniprot|Q03516 Saccharomyces cerevisiae YMR266W RSN1 Overexpression rescues sro7/sop1 in NaCl. Encodes a membrane protein.), whose protein sequence is MTGTSSSQVLSALSYNAVFFGIFMTIFFVFRLKLKRLYEPRSTYDLVDEEQKPEPLPKGLWQWLLPLLKKSDNFVIQQAGIDGYFFLRYLFLMFVYFAISALWLFPILFPVNIVNGRNQDGMDKLAFQNVKNKKRYYAHAFCGWIFYWVFLFVIYRELYYYNSLRCIVLSSPRYGRKLSSRTVLFQSVPSQYLSEREFRKLFEGVRRIWIARGNRQKLEEKIGIRDGLVDKLERATVKYQLNALKKVRKTLKKTPDHEIVHDINNYIPRKKRPRHRPRFWKKKVDTIDYICEELPKINAEITYMQENNSSAPPFNSVFVEFESQYQAQVASQVVGHHGPLALSPAHVGVEPSDVHWPNMRMSWWEKMIRSMSSIVAVCALVLLWSFPVAFVGMVSNIDYLTNKVHWLRFIYHLPHKLLGLLTSLFPTVALAWLMSFLPTFIRMLAEFAGFATSQLLDYFVQQTFFAFQLVQVFLVVSITSAATSTVTRIVEYPSEAMSLLAGNLPKSSNFFISYLLLQGMGVSSAILAQILPFIFFYIIGPHTDTTPRRKYLRFKDIGAPGWGFTYPVYCNLAVITLAYGIISPLILIFAAVGFFLLYIAWLYTLTYVQVQGSDSRGQNYPRALFQTITGLYLGQICLLGLFAVGKGWGPIVIQAIGLAVTVIVHIHLNQAFDRLMKYVPVDTMKSLNGKHDTPSFKNIYQEQVGWCDEFEELPPFPLPKYQPKSASAEANGNDDPVPSPYDTNRASAICATDDSAETAYAESVVHYNPLPSETYEMSENKVSWVPLLADGVEGRIPPAPFYIRFFLPHIYASFKAVKYKLPECYGLLKPETPESDAANASAYNYPAVSSQCPSVWLPRDPFGFSEQLIEELKDAVIVSDENAVVRPDGHFDWLGDPPAPGLPKPPHKKTDENESTLEEGESTENYTVK
- the PPA2 gene encoding inorganic diphosphatase PPA2 (similar to uniprot|P28239 Saccharomyces cerevisiae YMR267W PPA2 Mitochondrial inorganic pyrophosphatase required for mitochondrial function and possibly involved in energy generation from inorganic pyrophosphate), which encodes MFSRVIRSLTMAERLKHTSNLLRVQRQFSQLRQGSKHGPNFKQYLQLANGEIGSYFHDIPLELNFENSTVRMVVEVPRWSNGKFEISKEIEFNPIVQDVKKGKVRFVNNIFPYHGYIHNYGAIPQTWEDPTREIPGFGSTRGDNDPLDCCEIGSSILQMGDVKDVKILGSLALIDDGELDWKVITIDSKDPLADKLNDLQDVDTHMPGLLAATREWFRDYKIPTGKPPNEFAFNGQYKNAQETINTVQECHEAWKRLISGNILGEKIPKIKRAGEGITLASAEEEQTPIPPEVAVWHYV